One Aureibacter tunicatorum DNA segment encodes these proteins:
- a CDS encoding glycosyltransferase family protein has translation MKILYAIQGTGNGHISRARDIIPSLQRYGTVDVLVSGIQADVNLGFPVKYKCKGMGFIFGKKGGVDIYQTLKKTDFRNFFKEVMDLPVQNYDMVFNDFEPVASWACALKHKPSIGLSHQAAVISENAPLPDKSDSFGRFVLKNYAPVSKSYGFHFERYNDSTFTPVIRQEIRNLTPENHGHYTVYLPAYDDKRLIQFLSNFKDTRWEVFSKHNKQSTKIDNIKISPVNNSAFMTSLSNCEGFLCGAGFEGPAEALHLGKKVLAIPMKNQYEQHCNAASLSNLGVPTISSIKPKHISTVNDWIINSNNINVNYPDMTDIILDNAIEHYYEEHASYSVPKTILNIF, from the coding sequence ATGAAGATATTATACGCTATTCAAGGAACAGGAAATGGTCATATCAGCAGAGCAAGGGATATTATTCCATCTTTGCAAAGGTATGGTACTGTAGATGTATTGGTAAGTGGAATTCAAGCTGACGTGAATCTTGGGTTTCCTGTTAAGTACAAATGCAAAGGCATGGGCTTCATTTTTGGAAAAAAAGGGGGGGTTGATATTTATCAAACACTCAAAAAAACTGATTTCAGAAACTTCTTCAAAGAAGTCATGGATCTTCCTGTGCAGAATTATGACATGGTATTCAATGATTTCGAGCCGGTTGCATCTTGGGCATGCGCGTTAAAACACAAACCATCCATTGGCTTGAGCCATCAGGCGGCTGTAATAAGCGAAAACGCGCCATTGCCTGACAAATCAGACTCCTTTGGCAGATTTGTCTTAAAAAACTACGCGCCAGTTAGTAAAAGCTACGGATTTCATTTCGAAAGATACAATGACAGTACATTTACGCCCGTCATTAGGCAAGAAATTAGAAATTTAACTCCTGAGAACCACGGACATTATACCGTTTACCTTCCAGCTTATGATGATAAAAGATTGATACAATTTTTATCCAACTTCAAGGATACTCGATGGGAGGTATTTTCCAAACACAATAAACAAAGTACTAAAATTGATAATATCAAAATCTCTCCAGTAAACAATTCTGCTTTCATGACAAGTCTGAGCAATTGTGAAGGATTTCTTTGCGGGGCAGGTTTTGAAGGACCAGCGGAAGCTTTGCACCTAGGAAAAAAAGTTCTCGCAATTCCAATGAAAAATCAATACGAACAGCATTGCAATGCTGCTTCTTTGTCGAATTTAGGCGTTCCTACGATCAGCAGCATAAAACCAAAACACATAAGTACAGTGAACGACTGGATTATCAACAGCAATAATATCAATGTAAACTATCCAGACATGACTGATATTATTCTTGACAATGCCATTGAGCATTATTATGAGGAACATGCTAGCTACTCAGTTCCAAAAACAATTCTAAATATATTTTGA